From Bacteriovorax sp. BAL6_X, the proteins below share one genomic window:
- a CDS encoding mechanosensitive ion channel family protein gives MNKFFLKLFLAFILIIKSQAFGQKLPPLDLSSPRATMNYFLKSMKAYKLGNDQGLDQAILALDGRHIPNTVKDFKLKDFSRTLITVFDRIEYIDVKNIPRKVADGIWYYRKEVVQVENKDHNVEISIRQVQRDDKMVWLFTKETMTSLRFYDLSLKGKKVAKDVVYSQSPKDRLKEYLPAWTFHQRFLLLNIHWILLLVITLFSFIIDRIVRHYIAAKTISILKKRNITFTEKQQNRLTSPFGSLAFAYVFQTLATWIDLPSDALVLVVKACDIVMAISVVFILNQLLTVICLYLEDKARETENKFDDIVVPLIRKTARFFIYAVGIIFIGDALELDMKSILAGMGIGGIAFALAAKDTISNLFGSFTVLFDNPFTIGDWVKINNDIEGIIEEVGMRSTRIRTFHNSLLSVPNGNLINANIDNLGRRRFRRFNTTLGIDYATPPEKIENFCESIRQIIVAHPMTRKDNFQVYFNSMGASSLNILVYMFWEVPSWDDELNEKHKFLLDILRAAKKHEINFAFPTQTLHVQQDPGVTYSPEDVNFDRSQQIANELASDRWNAPNRSSKLRLK, from the coding sequence ATGAATAAATTTTTTCTAAAACTTTTTCTTGCCTTTATTTTAATCATTAAGTCTCAGGCCTTTGGCCAAAAACTACCTCCCCTCGACTTGAGCTCACCTCGCGCGACCATGAATTATTTTTTAAAATCCATGAAGGCCTATAAGCTCGGTAATGACCAGGGTCTCGATCAAGCGATACTTGCCCTAGATGGCCGTCATATTCCAAATACTGTTAAAGACTTCAAGTTAAAAGATTTCTCGAGAACACTTATTACTGTTTTTGATCGCATCGAATATATTGATGTAAAAAATATTCCACGAAAAGTTGCTGATGGAATCTGGTACTATCGAAAAGAAGTCGTACAAGTAGAAAATAAAGATCACAATGTGGAGATTTCCATTCGCCAAGTACAACGTGATGATAAAATGGTCTGGCTCTTTACTAAAGAAACAATGACATCACTTCGCTTTTATGATCTTTCATTAAAAGGTAAAAAAGTTGCTAAAGATGTCGTATATAGTCAGTCACCGAAAGATCGACTAAAAGAGTACCTTCCAGCTTGGACTTTTCATCAAAGATTTCTTTTATTAAATATTCACTGGATTCTACTTTTAGTCATTACTCTTTTTAGCTTTATTATAGATCGTATTGTACGCCACTATATTGCGGCGAAGACGATTTCAATTCTAAAAAAGAGAAATATCACATTTACAGAAAAGCAACAGAATAGACTAACATCACCATTTGGAAGCCTTGCCTTTGCTTATGTCTTTCAGACCCTGGCGACTTGGATTGACCTCCCTTCAGATGCGCTTGTTCTAGTCGTTAAGGCCTGTGATATTGTCATGGCCATATCCGTCGTATTTATCTTAAACCAACTCTTAACAGTTATCTGTCTCTATCTTGAAGATAAGGCACGTGAAACTGAAAATAAGTTTGATGATATTGTTGTTCCACTTATAAGAAAGACCGCCAGATTCTTTATCTATGCTGTCGGTATCATTTTTATTGGAGATGCATTAGAGCTAGACATGAAGTCAATCCTTGCAGGTATGGGAATTGGTGGTATCGCCTTTGCTCTAGCTGCCAAGGATACAATTTCGAACCTCTTTGGTTCATTCACGGTTCTCTTTGATAATCCATTCACAATTGGAGATTGGGTTAAGATTAACAATGATATCGAAGGTATTATTGAAGAAGTCGGAATGCGATCGACTCGAATCAGAACATTTCACAACTCGCTCTTATCCGTTCCAAATGGAAATCTGATCAACGCAAATATCGACAATCTTGGGCGCAGAAGATTTCGTCGCTTTAATACAACTCTTGGAATCGATTATGCGACACCACCAGAGAAGATAGAAAATTTTTGTGAAAGTATTCGACAAATTATCGTTGCTCACCCAATGACAAGAAAGGATAATTTCCAAGTTTATTTTAATAGCATGGGAGCAAGCTCACTAAATATTCTCGTGTATATGTTCTGGGAAGTGCCAAGCTGGGATGATGAATTAAATGAGAAGCATAAATTCTTACTCGATATTCTGAGGGCCGCAAAAAAGCATGAAATTAACTTTGCCTTCCCAACTCAAACTCTTCACGTTCAACAAGATCCTGGTGTCACCTATTCGCCAGAAGACGTGAATTTTGATCGTTCACAGCAGATTGCAAATGAACTTGCGAGCGACAGATGGAATGCACCTAATCGCTCGTCTAAACTTCGATTAAAATAA